The Lysobacter enzymogenes genome window below encodes:
- a CDS encoding helix-turn-helix domain-containing protein — protein MNDSASVGELLRQWRQRRRLTQFDLAEMAEISTRHVSFIETGRSLPSRAMLLRLADRLDVPLRERNALMTAAGLAPIYAERPLDHPAMREAYAAVELVLYAHEPHPALAVDRHWNLIQHNRALAPMLAGVAGHLLARPANVLRAALHPEGMAPSILNFGEWRAHILHRLRHQIETSGDPVLEALYAELEAYPAPTDYDPAELTGAAHVAVPCRMRTPFGELSFISTTTVFGTPMDVTLAELAIETFFPADPATAQAMREFGASLAPSPAAG, from the coding sequence ATGAACGATTCCGCCTCCGTGGGCGAACTGCTGCGCCAATGGCGCCAGCGCCGCCGCCTGACCCAGTTCGATCTGGCCGAAATGGCCGAGATCTCCACCCGCCACGTCAGCTTCATCGAGACCGGCCGCTCGCTGCCGAGCCGGGCGATGCTGCTGCGCCTGGCCGACCGCCTGGACGTGCCCTTGCGCGAGCGCAACGCCTTGATGACCGCCGCCGGCCTGGCGCCGATCTACGCCGAACGTCCGCTCGACCACCCGGCGATGCGCGAGGCCTATGCCGCGGTCGAACTGGTGCTGTACGCGCACGAACCGCACCCGGCGCTGGCGGTGGACCGGCACTGGAACCTGATCCAGCACAACCGCGCGCTGGCGCCGATGCTGGCCGGCGTGGCCGGACACCTGCTCGCGCGCCCGGCCAACGTGCTGCGCGCCGCGCTGCATCCCGAGGGCATGGCGCCGAGCATCCTCAACTTCGGCGAATGGCGCGCGCACATCCTGCACCGGCTGCGCCATCAGATCGAAACCAGCGGCGACCCGGTGCTGGAAGCGCTGTACGCCGAACTCGAAGCCTACCCGGCACCGACCGACTACGACCCGGCCGAACTGACCGGCGCCGCGCACGTCGCGGTGCCGTGCCGCATGCGCACGCCGTTCGGCGAGTTGTCCTTCATCAGCACGACCACGGTGTTCGGCACGCCGATGGACGTGACGTTGGCCGAGCTGGCGATCGAAACCTTCTTCCCCGCCGATCCGGCGACTGCGCAGGCGATGCGCGAGTTCGGCGCGAGTCTGGCGCCTTCGCCTGCGGCGGGTTGA